Proteins encoded by one window of Hafnia alvei:
- the xdhB gene encoding xanthine dehydrogenase FAD-binding subunit XdhB gives MYDIENYYRARSVQHACELLSEYPQARLLAGGTDVLIQLHHLNPNYRHIVDVHDLPELKGIAIDRHHHLRIGSATTFTELIEHPLIQQHLPLLAEAAATIAGPQVRNVATYGGNICNGATSADSASPTLALKAELEIATAHGCYRRSIEGFHTGPGKVALQQGEIVVAFHFAPEYYQHIGSSYIKYAMRGAMDIATIGCSAACRIAQGRFTDLRLTYGVAAPTPIRCPHAEQSAMGQPLNQQTLAAISEAVAQDVSPRSSWRAEKSFRLHLIRTLAQRAISLAVERAGGKIA, from the coding sequence ATGTACGATATCGAAAACTACTACCGTGCTCGCAGCGTACAGCATGCCTGTGAGCTACTCAGCGAATATCCCCAAGCGCGGCTTTTGGCCGGTGGCACCGATGTGCTGATCCAGCTCCATCACCTGAATCCTAACTATCGCCACATCGTTGATGTTCATGATTTACCCGAGTTAAAAGGGATCGCCATCGATCGCCATCATCATTTACGCATCGGCTCAGCCACCACGTTTACTGAGCTCATTGAACATCCGCTGATTCAGCAGCATCTGCCTTTGCTCGCCGAAGCCGCTGCGACGATCGCAGGCCCTCAGGTACGTAACGTTGCCACCTATGGCGGCAATATTTGCAACGGCGCAACAAGCGCAGACTCAGCGTCACCTACGTTAGCCCTGAAAGCAGAGCTAGAAATTGCGACTGCCCACGGTTGTTATCGGCGCTCTATTGAGGGTTTTCACACGGGTCCCGGAAAAGTTGCACTCCAGCAAGGGGAAATCGTGGTGGCCTTCCATTTTGCTCCCGAGTATTACCAACATATTGGCAGCAGCTACATTAAATACGCCATGCGTGGCGCAATGGATATCGCCACAATTGGCTGTTCGGCGGCATGTCGCATCGCTCAAGGGCGCTTCACCGATCTCCGTCTCACCTATGGCGTTGCTGCACCAACGCCAATTCGCTGCCCGCACGCCGAACAAAGCGCAATGGGTCAACCGCTGAACCAACAAACGTTGGCGGCTATCAGCGAAGCCGTGGCTCAGGATGTTTCCCCGCGCTCATCATGGCGCGCAGAGAAATCATTTCGCCTGCATCTCATTCGCACCTTGGCTCAACGCGCTATTTCACTCGCCGTTGAACGCGCTGGAGGAAAAATCGCATGA
- the xdhC gene encoding xanthine dehydrogenase iron sulfur-binding subunit XdhC, protein MNRKHWVDIECEINGKRYPFTISPALSLMELLRDEGLTSVKQGCGVGECGACTVLIDGVATDSCLYLAVWADGKRIRTAEGEVKNGRISQVQQAYVDAGAVQCGFCTPGLVMATTALLAKHPSRPLTHEEIRRGLAGNLCRCTGYQMVIRAVKACCDN, encoded by the coding sequence ATGAACCGTAAGCATTGGGTTGATATTGAATGTGAAATAAACGGGAAGCGTTACCCCTTTACGATTTCTCCCGCGCTGTCGTTGATGGAGCTTCTCAGAGATGAAGGGCTAACGAGCGTGAAGCAGGGCTGTGGCGTAGGAGAATGTGGCGCCTGCACCGTGCTTATCGACGGCGTCGCCACCGATAGCTGTTTATATCTCGCCGTATGGGCCGATGGAAAACGCATTCGTACCGCTGAAGGTGAGGTAAAAAATGGCCGGATCTCTCAGGTACAGCAGGCCTACGTGGATGCCGGAGCGGTACAGTGTGGTTTCTGCACGCCGGGTCTGGTAATGGCAACCACGGCGCTGCTCGCCAAGCATCCGTCCCGCCCGTTAACTCATGAAGAAATTCGCCGTGGATTAGCTGGAAACCTCTGCCGCTGCACGGGCTATCAAATGGTGATCCGTGCGGTTAAGGCATGCTGCGATAACTAA
- the ispH gene encoding 4-hydroxy-3-methylbut-2-enyl diphosphate reductase, whose translation MQILLANPRGFCAGVDRAISIVERALEIYGAPIYVRHEVVHNRYVVNSLRERGAVFIEEISEVPDNTILIFSAHGVSQAVRAEAKARNLTMLYDATCPLVTKVHMEVARASRKGTEAILIGHAGHPEVEGTMGQYNNPEGGMYLVESPEDVWKLQVKNENNLCFMTQTTLSVDDTSDIIDALRERFPKIVGPRKDDICYATTNRQEAVRNLASEAEVVLVVGSKNSSNSNRLAELAQRAGIPAFLIDSAEDIREEWLKDVKRIGVTAGASAPDILVQDVIKRLQALGGEDAVEMQGREENIVFEVPKELRVDVKQID comes from the coding sequence ATGCAAATCCTGCTGGCTAATCCGCGCGGCTTCTGCGCGGGTGTCGACCGAGCCATTAGTATCGTAGAACGCGCGCTAGAGATTTACGGCGCGCCGATTTATGTTCGTCATGAAGTGGTGCATAACCGCTATGTTGTCAACAGCCTGCGTGAGCGCGGAGCCGTGTTCATTGAAGAAATCAGTGAAGTGCCCGATAACACGATTCTGATTTTCTCGGCTCATGGTGTTTCTCAAGCCGTTCGTGCTGAGGCTAAAGCCCGTAATCTCACCATGCTGTACGATGCGACCTGTCCACTGGTCACTAAAGTCCATATGGAAGTTGCGCGTGCGAGCCGTAAAGGAACCGAGGCCATTTTAATTGGTCATGCTGGGCATCCGGAAGTTGAAGGCACGATGGGCCAGTACAATAATCCTGAAGGCGGGATGTATCTGGTTGAGTCGCCGGAAGATGTTTGGAAGCTGCAGGTGAAAAATGAAAATAACCTGTGCTTTATGACTCAGACCACGCTTTCCGTTGATGATACGTCAGACATCATTGATGCTCTGCGTGAACGATTCCCTAAGATTGTTGGCCCGCGTAAAGACGATATCTGTTATGCCACAACTAATCGTCAGGAAGCGGTGCGCAATCTTGCTAGTGAGGCTGAAGTGGTGCTGGTGGTGGGATCGAAAAACTCCTCCAACTCTAACCGCTTGGCAGAACTGGCACAGCGTGCAGGGATCCCCGCATTTTTGATTGATTCAGCGGAAGATATTCGCGAAGAGTGGCTGAAAGATGTGAAGCGTATCGGCGTCACCGCAGGTGCTTCAGCCCCTGATATCTTGGTTCAAGACGTGATTAAGCGCCTTCAAGCGTTAGGCGGCGAAGATGCCGTTGAGATGCAAGGGCGTGAAGAAAATATCGTTTTTGAAGTGCCTAAAGAATTGCGTGTGGATGTGAAGCAAATCGACTGA
- the fkpB gene encoding FKBP-type peptidyl-prolyl cis-trans isomerase, which translates to MTQQVQSNSAVLVHFTLQLEDGTQAESTRSSGKPALFRLGDGSLSDALEEHLLGHQAGDKFQFTLQPQDAFGENSPDLVQFFTRRDFADVGVPEAGTIMMFTGRDGSEMPGIVREVACDSVTVDFNHPLAGHPVTFDVEVLEIDPQQGDVDANPAG; encoded by the coding sequence ATGACTCAGCAAGTGCAAAGCAACAGCGCAGTGTTAGTGCATTTTACCTTGCAGTTAGAGGATGGCACGCAGGCCGAGTCAACGCGTAGCAGCGGCAAACCAGCGCTGTTCCGTTTGGGTGATGGCAGTTTATCCGATGCGCTGGAAGAGCACTTGCTGGGACATCAAGCGGGCGATAAGTTTCAGTTCACCTTGCAGCCGCAAGACGCGTTTGGTGAAAATAGCCCCGATCTGGTTCAGTTCTTTACCCGTCGTGATTTCGCTGACGTAGGCGTGCCGGAAGCGGGAACCATTATGATGTTCACTGGCCGAGATGGCAGCGAAATGCCGGGTATCGTGCGTGAAGTTGCCTGTGATTCAGTGACCGTTGATTTTAACCATCCGCTTGCGGGACATCCGGTAACCTTTGATGTAGAGGTGCTGGAGATTGACCCGCAGCAGGGAGACGTTGATGCAAATCCTGCTGGCTAA
- the lspA gene encoding signal peptidase II: MKRPIMSTGLRWLWLVLVVLVIDLGSKYLILQDFALGETKALLPSLNLHYARNYGAAFSFLADSGGWQRWFFAGIAIAICVALLVMMYRSRATQKLNNIAYALIIGGALGNLFDRLWHGFVVDMIDFYVGDWHFATFNLADSAICIGAAFIVLEGFLPAKKKG; this comes from the coding sequence ATGAAACGACCAATAATGTCTACAGGACTGCGCTGGCTTTGGCTGGTGCTTGTCGTGTTAGTGATTGATTTAGGCAGCAAGTATTTAATTTTGCAGGACTTCGCCTTAGGCGAAACCAAAGCACTGCTGCCATCGCTTAATCTGCACTATGCACGCAACTACGGCGCCGCTTTCAGCTTCCTAGCTGACAGCGGTGGCTGGCAGCGCTGGTTCTTTGCCGGTATCGCCATCGCTATCTGTGTGGCGTTGTTAGTGATGATGTATCGCTCTCGGGCGACACAAAAACTCAATAACATCGCCTATGCGCTGATCATCGGCGGAGCACTGGGCAATCTGTTCGATCGTCTGTGGCATGGTTTTGTTGTCGATATGATCGACTTCTACGTGGGAGATTGGCATTTTGCCACCTTCAACCTCGCGGACTCGGCGATCTGTATTGGCGCAGCATTCATTGTTTTGGAAGGTTTCCTTCCCGCGAAGAAAAAGGGATAG